In Ipomoea triloba cultivar NCNSP0323 chromosome 7, ASM357664v1, a single genomic region encodes these proteins:
- the LOC116026204 gene encoding 60S ribosomal protein L13-1 produces the protein MKHNNVIPSGHFRKHWQNYVRTWFNQPARKTRRRIARQKKAVKIFPRPTAGPLRPIVHGQTLKYNMKVRAGRGFSLEELKAAGIPKKLAPTIGISVDHRRRNSSLEGLQTNVQRLKTYKAKLVIFPRRSKKVKAGDSSAEELATATQVQGPYLPITREKPSVELVKVTDEMKSFKAYDKLRIERTNKRHLGARQKRAAEAEKEDKK, from the exons ATGAAGCATAACAATGTTATTCCAAGTGGGCATTTCAGGAAGCATTGGCAAAATTATGTCAGAACCTGGTTTAACCAACCAGCTAGAAAAACAAGGAGACGCATAG CTAGACAAAAGAAAGCTGTTAAGATTTTCCCTAGACCCACTGCCGGGCCACTTCGACCAATTGTTCATGGGCAAACACTCAAGTACAATATGAAGGTTAGGGCAGGCCGGGGTTTCTCTCTTGAAGAGCTGAAA GCTGCTGGCATCCCCAAGAAATTGGCTCCGACGATTGGTATTTCTGTTGATCATCGGCGAAGGAACAGCTCTTTGGAAGGCCTCCAAACTAACGTTCAAAGGCTTAAGACATACAAAGCTAAGCTTGTCATCTTCCCAAGGCGTTCCAAGAAGGTTAAG GCTGGTGATTCATCTGCAGAGGAACTTGCAACTGCAACCCAAGTCCAGGGTCCATACTTGCCAATTACCAGGGAGAAGCCATCTGTTGAACTTGTGAAGGTCACCGATGAGATGAAATCATTCAAGGCCTATGATAAACTGCGCATTGAGCGCACAAACAAGCGCCACCTTGGTGCAAGGCAGAAGAGGGCTGCCGAGGCAGAGAAAGAGGATAAGAAGTAA
- the LOC116024027 gene encoding putative GDP-L-fucose synthase 2 has product MPIAKSDKIFVAGHGGLVGSAVVRKLSHLGFSNLLFRTHSQLDLAVQSAVDAFFAAEKPDYVVLAAAKVGGIHANNTYPADFITINLQIQTNVVTSAYKHGVKKLLFLGSSCIYPKFAPQPIPEAALLTGPLEPTNEWYAIAKIAGIKMCQAYRIQFKFDAISAMPTNLYGPNDNFHPENSHVLPALLRRFHEAKARNDEKVVVWGSGSPLREFLHVDDLADAIVFLLEHYSGLEHVNVGSGKEVTIKELAELVKEVVGFKGELVWDPTKPDGTPRKLMDSSNLAGMGWTPKISLRDGLVDTYKWYLDNYVQK; this is encoded by the coding sequence ATGCCGATTGCCAAATCCGATAAGATCTTCGTCGCCGGCCACGGCGGCCTGGTCGGATCCGCCGTGGTCCGGAAGCTCAGCCACCTAGGCTTCTCCAACCTCCTCTTCCGTACCCACTCCCAGCTCGACCTCGCCGTCCAATCCGCCGTCGACGCCTTCTTCGCCGCCGAAAAGCCCGATTACGTCGTCCTCGCCGCCGCCAAGGTCGGCGGAATCCACGCGAACAACACCTATCCGGCGGACTTCATCACAATTAACCTCCAAATCCAGACCAATGTGGTTACCTCGGCGTACAAGCACGGCGTGAAGAAGCTCCTGTTTCTCGGATCCTCCTGCATTTACCCTAAATTCGCCCCGCAACCGATACCGGAGGCCGCGCTGTTGACCGGTCCGTTGGAGCCGACGAACGAGTGGTACGCGATTGCGAAAATCGCCGGCATCAAAATGTGCCAAGCGTACCGGATTCAGTTCAAATTCGACGCGATTTCCGCCATGCCTACGAACCTATACGGCCCTAACGACAACTTCCATCCGGAAAATTCGCACGTCCTCCCAGCACTATTGAGGAGATTTCACGAGGCGAAGGCGAGGAACGATGAAAAAGTGGTGGTTTGGGGGAGCGGTTCCCCTTTGAGAGAGTTCCTCCATGTCGATGATCTCGCGGACGCTATAGTGTTCTTGCTGGAGCATTACAGCGGATTGGAGCACGTGAATGTAGGGAGTGGGAAGGAGGTGACCATAAAGGAGCTTGCAGAGCTGGTAAAGGAGGTTGTAGGGTTTAAGGGGGAGCTGGTGTGGGACCCAACTAAGCCCGATGGAACTCCGAGAAAGCTCATGGATAGCTCAAACCTTGCAGGAATGGGATGGACACCTAAAATCTCACTGCGAGATGGGCTTGTTGATACCTATAAGTGGTACTTGGACAACTATGTTCAGAAATAG